In the genome of Bacillus sp. S3, one region contains:
- a CDS encoding metallophosphoesterase, which produces MDKKRIPLLLILLTLFWLSSSFFSNAAETIPKYEGLVDLRILETTDLHADLVNYDYYQTKTDNRIGLVKTAELIREARKEVKNSLLFDDGDHLKGNPLGEYLARIRGMHKGKTHPVYRAFNYLRYDAIAIGNHEFNYGLEFLNAALKGLKMPALNANVYSVKKNKPYFTPYVILRRNLVDQSGRLHELKIGVIALMPTQIMKWDKANLEGKVIAKPMVETAKEFVPLMKKEGADIIIALAHTGISSETYNPDTENAVYYLTKIPEIDAILAGHSHSVFPGPVYTNLPNTKMETGQINGKPVVMAGAFGNHLGIIDLQLSVTEGEWKVLRSTSFTRPIVDENGHSLVKKDKKLYNLIKPEHEETVDFIKKLGL; this is translated from the coding sequence GTGGACAAAAAAAGAATTCCTTTATTACTAATCCTTCTCACACTATTTTGGCTTTCTAGTTCTTTCTTTTCAAATGCAGCAGAAACCATTCCTAAATACGAAGGATTGGTTGATTTACGCATTCTTGAAACAACCGATTTACATGCAGATTTAGTCAATTATGATTATTATCAAACAAAAACAGACAACCGAATTGGCCTTGTCAAAACCGCGGAACTTATACGTGAGGCTAGGAAAGAAGTGAAAAATTCCTTATTGTTTGATGATGGTGATCATTTAAAGGGAAATCCACTCGGGGAATATCTAGCCAGAATTAGGGGCATGCATAAAGGAAAAACACACCCGGTATATCGTGCCTTCAACTACTTACGATATGATGCCATTGCCATTGGAAATCATGAGTTTAACTATGGGTTAGAGTTTTTAAATGCAGCTTTGAAGGGTTTAAAGATGCCGGCATTAAATGCCAATGTATATTCGGTCAAAAAAAATAAACCGTATTTTACTCCTTATGTCATTTTGAGAAGAAATCTGGTGGATCAAAGCGGCAGACTGCACGAACTAAAAATTGGTGTAATTGCGCTCATGCCAACCCAAATAATGAAATGGGATAAAGCAAATCTTGAAGGTAAAGTGATAGCTAAACCTATGGTAGAAACTGCGAAGGAATTTGTACCGTTGATGAAGAAAGAAGGAGCGGATATTATTATTGCCCTTGCCCATACAGGCATTAGCAGCGAAACGTATAACCCTGATACCGAAAATGCGGTCTATTATTTGACAAAAATACCTGAGATTGATGCTATTTTGGCCGGACATTCTCATAGTGTCTTCCCCGGCCCAGTTTACACTAACTTACCAAATACAAAAATGGAAACGGGACAAATCAATGGCAAGCCGGTTGTGATGGCAGGTGCCTTTGGAAATCATCTCGGAATTATTGACCTTCAGCTTTCGGTAACGGAAGGAGAATGGAAGGTTTTAAGAAGCACTTCATTTACAAGGCCAATCGTAGATGAGAATGGCCATTCACTTGTAAAAAAAGACAAGAAATTATATAACCTGATTAAACCCGAGCACGAGGAAACAGTGGATTTTATAAAAAAATTAGGATTATGA